The genomic stretch AGGGATTTTGAAGGAAAGAATGTATATGTATTTGGAAAACcgaagactgattagggatagtcaacatggctttgtgcatgggaaatcatgtctcgcgAAGAAGATTTATGAAGGCAGATTGGTggatgtagtctacatggacttcagtaaaggtCTGACAAGGAGATGCATGGTAGACTTGTTAGCAAAGTTACATCagggagaaccagccatttggatacaaagatagcaggaactgcagatgctgaagaagatcatttctgaagaaggttctaggcccgaaacatcaactttcctgctcctctgctgctgtttggcctgctgtgttcatccagctctgcaccttgttatcacatttggatacaaaattggctcaaaggtaggggaCAGTTGGTGACAGTGGACAGTTGGTTTTCAGACTGATCGATGATCAGTGATGTGCAGcaaagatcggtgctgggtccattgctttatgtcatttatataaatgatttggatgtgaatatagcaggtatggttagtaagtttgcacatgacactaaaattggtgatgtaatcGACAGTGAAAaagtttacctcagagtacaacaggacattgatcaagCAGGCAGTTAATGCtagggtcctggagagtgttgctgaacaaagaaaccaagGGGTGttggtgcataattctttgaaaatggAGCTGCAGttagagtggtgaagaaggcatttggcacgcttgtctttattggtcaaaaCGTTGAGTATAGGCATCGGGACATCGTGTTGcggtcacttttagaatattgcatacaattctgcttgccctcctataggaaagatgttaaacttgatagatgtggaaaagatttgcaaggatattgctgggactggaggttttgatgtctagggagaggctgaataggctggggttttcttccctggagagtcagaggctgtatggaatgagttgccaaaggaaatggttgaggtggatgcaattacaacatttaaaaggcacctggatgggaatatgaataggaagactttagagggatatgggccacatactggcaaatgggactagctcaggGTGGGGTGTCTGGTCGCCAcaaactagttggactgaagggtctgtttccatgctgtatgactctatgattctaaatgcaGATAAAGCTAAGAGGTAATTTCATACCAGAGGTGCCACATTGAAAATCATTTTTATGCAATAAATAGCATTTTCAAATACAATGCATGATAAGGGGGCAGATATAGTTCAAATAGGAGCCTTCAAACAGCAGTTGGATAAGCACTTTAAGAAGAAAGGAAATTTCAGGAATATGGAGAAACAACAGCCATAGGACAAACAGGGTTGTCTTCGTTAAGGGCCGGTGCAGGGCTGAATGGCAGCTTCTAATTCTATGATTTGAtgaatttcaaattttattttactgTTACTACAAGTACATTTCAAAGATAACTCTAGTAGTTATTTCTACAATATTATTAAAAGCCATATGAAGAGcaaagtttttgtttaaaataaaaaacacTGACTTTAACTGAATAATACAAAGGAGAACAGAGTAATTAATACTTAATATTGGCACAGACAACTATTTCAGGGTATCAGTGTTGTACGTATCTGGTCTTTTGGCTGCTATTGCAGGAGATTGCTGTATTACTGCTGATCAGATGGTGTTGGGATTATGAAGGATTTAGCTCAAATGGAACAGATTTCTCTACTAGCTATGTCTCTGTATTCTTCTCTGCCTCATAATATCAGTCAGAATCTGACTAATTTCACTGGACCTCTTTTCATCAGCAATAAAACTCAAGACTGTGGCAATGGACATAACATTATTTCAGGTAAGTCACACGAGCAGAAATTGCAAATTTACACCTGTAGTAACTGGTAATAACACAAAATAAGATAGGTTTGCTGAAGGAGTTTCCATGCACAGTCCTAGCAATAACCCAGACTGACAAACATGGCAATTTAACAGGGAACTCCCACAAAATCTTGGCAATAATCCAAAGGTCTATGACAGCATATGTTGTGCCGGAAAATGCAACACCAGCTGAAATGCAGATTGCATCTACTATCAGAAACTCCAATGCAAGTGACAGAAGTATGAATCCAAAGAGTTAAAAGGACAATATGGCAAATTAAATTACTTAGATCATCAAAATTTGAACAGCTTAATATAACGACCCCAGAGGTGCAAATGACCCAAGGACCTATAAATTTCACGCTAACATTTAGCATGAGAGCTTTAAGATAGTACAGATAAttctagcttttttttaaaactgttaaaTACAAATTCTGTGAAGCTTTACACGGATATTTTAAAATGGACGATGTGGATTAAACACAAATTTATAACTAAAACAAAAGGAACTCCTTGCATTTCTGAAAAGCCTTtcatatgggtcaggagcagacaggttggactagtttagtttgggattatggtctgcttggactgaagggtctgtttctgtgctgtatgactgtctcAAAATTTTTAACTGCCAATTATCTAGTTTTGAAGTGTAGATGATATTTTGTTTTGCACAAATGGCAAATGATATTTGTCTCATTCATGTGCTTCTGATTAAGGAATGAAAGGTCCACACCATCTAACAAAAATAGATGTATAGTGTGTCGGTTAATTTAGAAAGTTTTCAAAATGTGTTAACAGTAAGTAATGCTATGACATTTGGCAGAAAGTACTATAGGGGCCTTTTACTTCAAACTAAAAAAATTTTAACCAGcacacttgatttttttttgtttatcttcCATATGCCTTAATTGAATGGGATTGGTTGTGAAAGCTGTTAAATGGTTTCAGACCCCAGGAACAGTATAAAAAACTTTTGTTTGTGTTAATGGCTGCTGGACATTTTCACCACTTTCTTCCTTGGTAACACCTCATTGAGTATAATTACGTGGAATAATGTGTTCACATTTACAGCTAAAATGATCTTGGTTCTGTAACTACTAATTATCACAATAAAAATGTTTAATAATTCACCCAGTTGAGTTTTTGTGTTAATAGCTAATGAGATGGTGTCCAGCTTACCTTTCCAGATGACACTGTATTTCAATGTCGTCTTCTTTCCATTCTGGTGGACATCAGAAGTGACCATGCTTCAACTTAAGGTAAGCATTTGTTGTGAGGCTCTGTTGACACTCCTTTGTCAACCATTGAGAAAGACACAAGTGGGATTTCTGGCAGGACTCAAAGGAAAGAATCTAGTTAACAGCGAACAAAGTCCATGAACTCATCTACAGCAATATCTCTTGATAAAAACAGGGCGCTTGGCCTCGAAAAGATAAGTGAGATGGGGTGTGCATTTTATAGCTAATATTCAGATTTACTTAAGATCTTCAAGGTGGCAACAAAGTATGTTGCATCGCGTATCAAGAGACAGATCAAACTTCCATTCTGAATTCGCAAGCATAACTAATACAGCCTACAAGGACAGCTTAGATATAACTCAGTAAGAGAAAGTCACGATTAGTAAAACAGTGGTGAAGCAATTAGTTCCAGCTgacagaaaggtttggaggaaacAAATTGGAATGGTGGGAGGAATCAAGTTGGAAATTGGGAAATGGGTTGACATGTGATcaaggagacagtaaggactacaGATGCTAGGACCCAGCATCAATAAACATAGAGCTGGACAAACAGAGCAAGTCAGACAGTATCAGATAAACAGGatagtcaacatttcaggccaaaacccttcgttAGGGCTGGGGTGAAGGGTTCTGGCCAGagcattgacttccctgctcccctgatgctgtctcGTCTGCTGTGTTTGCCCAGTTCCACATGTATTCTCATGTGATCAAGTTGGAGAGAGCTTATTAGGAGAGTGCCAAGCTTAGGTTGGTAAACACTGAAATTTGTGAAGCTAACAATGGAATGCCTTAATTTGTTCTACTGCAGACATATAATACTAAGTACATGATAATTAGTTATTAGTATACTCTACTAATTAATGTAGAACTATCTATATTTCTCATTTTTGCAGTTAAAATTAAATAAGATTTTCTCCTCAACTCTAATTAATAGATCACGTTGAATTATGTTGAATAGTCGTGTACTGACTTGAGCTCCGGCTCTCTTCATCTCCTCCCTGGTACAGTATAGCTTATTACCAGAATACTACCAGTGGCTGCTTTTGATGGTTGTGATAATTCTCGCATTAATTGAATGTGTCCGACTTTTTCTGGGATACGTGGGAAATTTGCAGGAAAAGGTAAGTATCTTAGAAATGAATATTGCTATAGACATTGGCGTATGAGTCAACCTGTGTAACCTTTAAAAATCGCTCCAAAAGCTGGGATTGATTTAAACATGGAGTATGAAATGTGAACCAGAGTGTCGATATACCTAGCTGCAattttgaattaagaaagaaattCACAGCACTAGTAATTCATGTTAAATTAATACAGCATGCTTTATTGAATAAACTACAATGAAACCATTTTAAAACCCGTCAAATTTATTGTCTTTGGCACCTGTTAcatagaaaaacagaaaataggagaagGAATAGGCTGTTCTTCCCTTTGTGTCTGCTCTGCACTCAAAATAATCACACTAATCATCTAGCTCAGTtctctattcctgctttctccctataatcTTTGTTCTCTTCagctctaagaactatatctaactccttcttgaaaacagtcaacattttggcctcaaccactttctgtgcagAGATGCAGAGTCCACTGAATTCATTCTGAGTCACTTTGGCACCAGAATCATTTGAAAGATTCCACTCTGAACCAAACCATGTG from Stegostoma tigrinum isolate sSteTig4 chromosome 26, sSteTig4.hap1, whole genome shotgun sequence encodes the following:
- the LOC125464262 gene encoding transmembrane protein 17-like, which gives rise to MKDLAQMEQISLLAMSLYSSLPHNISQNLTNFTGPLFISNKTQDCGNGHNIISANEMVSSLPFQMTLYFNVVFFPFWWTSEVTMLQLKYSLLPEYYQWLLLMVVIILALIECVRLFLGYVGNLQEKLPELAGFWLLSFTIQLPIILFLLTDQSVIILPLEQTVHILYFTFLVFELVVGFQALRQMTNHFATRFCLQQFQKPEHSQQCKRKQGTGIRHGKNSVSNV